The nucleotide window CGCATTTTTTCTATCAACTCAGCTTGTTTTACTGTAACAACAGACTTGTTTCGTGCTATACTTTATTAATATTAATTGGAGAGGATAAAAAGACATGAAAAGTGAAAATAAATTTTTTTCTGGGGCATTTGGATGGATAAAAATAATTCTCATCGCGCTAATACTCGCTTTTGGTATTCGCTATTTTTTAATTTCTCCAGTTACTGTTAATGGGAAATCAATGGATCCAACGCTTCATGACGGGGAACATTTATTTATTAACAAAGTATCCAGTCCAAAACGCTTTGATATCATTGTATTTCCTGCTCCTGACGAAGAAAATGCAGAATATATTAAACGCGTCATTGGCCTTCCAGGAGATAAAGTGGAATATAAAGAAGATCAACTTTATATTAATGACAAAAAATATGACGAACCGTATTTAGATTCAGAAAAAGCTGCTTTGAACAACGGCTATTTAACAACGGATGCGGAAGGCGATCCTAATTTCACGATGGCTGACGTTCCGTACTCTGACGGCTCTCTGACAGTCCCTAAAGGCAAACTTTTCGTGTTAGGGGATAATCGTCAAGTAAGTAAAGATAGTCGCTACATTGGCTTTATAACGCAGAATAGTGTGCTTGGAAAAGTAATTTCATTTGGAAAATCCTTACAACGCTAGTGTTAACCCGCGGGAAGTCTAGGAGGAGACATAGATGACAGATCGGTATGAAAAAAAGCCCAAGAAAAAAAGTGGGGCGCATCAATTGTTAAGCTGGGTGCTAGTTATCGTTGCGGCACTTGCAATAGCGCTAGTCATTCGTAATTTTGTTATTGCACCAGTTAAGGTAGAAGGCACGTCTATGGTTCCAACATATCAAGATGGCGATAGAATATTTATTGAAAAAATTACTAACCCAGATCGTTTCGATATTATTGTGTTTGATGAACCACCAATGATTGGTACAGGCGAACATTTCATTAAACGAGTAATCGGTATGCCAGGCGATCAAATTGCTTTTAAAAATGGGGAACTATATTTAAATGGTGAACGTAAAGTAGAAAGTTATTTGCCAGAAGGAACGCTGACACTTTGGAATCCTGACCCAACGCAAAAACCATACATAGCAGATTATACGCTAAAGGATATGACTGGAGAAAGCACAGTTCCAAAAGGAAAACTCTTTGTGCTCGGTGATAATCGTGGCGGGAGTTCAGATAGTCGCATTTTTGGCTTTATTGATGACTCGATGGTAAACGGCACAGTAATACAATTTGGAAAATAGTGAGAAGTCCGTGAAAGATACTTTTTCGCGGATTTCTCTATTAAATGAAAGTTTTTTCGTTTATAATAAGACTGTTAGTATAAAATAGGGCGGTGCAGTTTTTTGAAAGAGAAGAATTTAAAACGGTTATGGTCTTGGATTTGGGCGGCTGTTTTAGCAGTGTTACTTGCTGTTATAATCCGTTTTTATTTGTTTGTCCCTATTCTCGTAGATGGGATATCAATGATGCCAACACTTCATAATGATGACCGTGTAATTATAAATCGCTTCGGGAAGGTCGATCGTTTTGATGTGATTGTATTTCGAGAAGCAGACGGAAAAGAATATATCAAACGAGTGATTGGTTTACCGGGTGACACGGTAGAATATAAAGAAGACCAACTTTACATCAATGGGAAAAAATATGATGAACCGTATTTAGATACTTACAAACAAAAGCTAAAAGATGGCTATTTAACAGATGATTACAGTTCTAAAGATCAACTAGATGGTGGCACAATCCCAAAAGACACCTATTTTGTGTTAGGGGATAATCGTCGCGCAAGTAAAGACAGCCGCATAATTGGGCCGATTCCACTAAGTAAGGTGTTAGGAACAACACCGATTTGTTACTGGCCAATTGAAGACGCCAAACTTATAGATTAGGAGTATACGATGACAATTCAATGGT belongs to Listeria swaminathanii and includes:
- the sipX gene encoding type I signal peptidase SipX; its protein translation is MKSENKFFSGAFGWIKIILIALILAFGIRYFLISPVTVNGKSMDPTLHDGEHLFINKVSSPKRFDIIVFPAPDEENAEYIKRVIGLPGDKVEYKEDQLYINDKKYDEPYLDSEKAALNNGYLTTDAEGDPNFTMADVPYSDGSLTVPKGKLFVLGDNRQVSKDSRYIGFITQNSVLGKVISFGKSLQR
- the sipY gene encoding type I signal peptidase SipY; protein product: MTDRYEKKPKKKSGAHQLLSWVLVIVAALAIALVIRNFVIAPVKVEGTSMVPTYQDGDRIFIEKITNPDRFDIIVFDEPPMIGTGEHFIKRVIGMPGDQIAFKNGELYLNGERKVESYLPEGTLTLWNPDPTQKPYIADYTLKDMTGESTVPKGKLFVLGDNRGGSSDSRIFGFIDDSMVNGTVIQFGK
- the sipZ gene encoding type I signal peptidase SipZ, with amino-acid sequence MKEKNLKRLWSWIWAAVLAVLLAVIIRFYLFVPILVDGISMMPTLHNDDRVIINRFGKVDRFDVIVFREADGKEYIKRVIGLPGDTVEYKEDQLYINGKKYDEPYLDTYKQKLKDGYLTDDYSSKDQLDGGTIPKDTYFVLGDNRRASKDSRIIGPIPLSKVLGTTPICYWPIEDAKLID